A region of the Microbulbifer pacificus genome:
TGACCATTTTCGTGTGGGTATTCCTGATGAACCTGATGGACCTGATCCCCGTGGACTGGCTGCCTGAGTTGGCGAAAGTCGCATCAGGCAATGAGCACGTCTTCTTCAAAGTGGTACCGACCACCGATCTCAACGCCACCCTGGGTATGGCGCTGGCGGTATTCGTGCTGATGATCTTCTTCAGCATCAAGGAGAAGGGTTTGATGGGCTTTGTGAAAGAGCTGACCCTGCACCCCTTCCACTCCGGCAAGTGGTATGTGGATATTTTCCTGATCCCGTTCAACTTCCTGCTGGAAGCGGTATCCCTCATCGCCAAGCCGGTTTCCCTCGGTCTGCGTCTGTTCGGAAACCTCTACGCCGGTGAAATGATCTTCATCCTGATCGCCATCGTGTTTGGCGTGGGCGTGCTGGGCTTTGTGGGTGCCGCGCTGCTGCAGATGGGCTGGGCCATTTTCCACATCCTGGTTATCACCCTGCAGGCCTTCGTGTTCATGGTGCTGACCACCGTGTACATGGCCATGGCGCACAACCGGGAAGATGAACACGAGCACGACCAGTAAGGTCGTGCCCCGCCTGTCGGGCGCAAAGATTTCGTTTGTACTTTAACTTTTTCATTCACTTTCAACTTCAACAACTCTCAACTTACTTTTGGAGAAAACAATGGAAGCATTAGGTCTGGTATACGTAGCTGCTGCACTGCTGATCGGTCTGGGCGCTCTGGGTACTGCTATCGGTTTCGGCACCCTGGGTGGCAAGCTGCTGGAAGGTTCTGCACGTCAGCCGGAACAAGCTCCCGCTCTGCAGGGCAAAATGTTCCTGATGGCCGGTCTGCTTGACGCCGTTCCGATGATCGGTGTTGGTATCGCCATGTACCTGATTTTCGCGGTTGCTCCTGGTCTGGCTGGTTAATTCCCCGTTCCAATTGCCCTTTAACCCTTTTTTGAAAGAGCAAGAGGTGTCGGTGTGAATATCAACCTGACTCTGATCGGCCAGTCGATCACCTTTCTCGCCTTCGTATGGTTCTGCTGGAAATTTGTCTGGCCGGCCCTGATGGGCGTTATGCAGGAACGTGAGCAGAAAATTGCTACCGGCCTGCAGGAAGCCGAGCGCGCCGGGAAAGACCTGGAGCTGGCCCAGCGCAAAGCTGCCGAGCAACTGAAAGAAGCCAAAGCCCAGGCTGCCGAGATCCTGGATGGTGCCAACAAGCGCGCCAACCAGATCGTCGAGGAAGCCAAGCAGGCTGCACGCGCAGAAGGCGATCGCCTGAAAGCCGCTGCACAGGCCGAAATCGAACAGGAAGTGAACCGCGCGAAGGAACAACTTCGCTCCCGCGTTGCCGCCCTGTCTGTTGCCGGTGCCGAGAAAATCCTTTCGGTCAACATCGATGCCAAAGTGCACGATGACATGATTGAGAAACTGGCAGCCGAGCTGTAAGCGAGGAACCCATGGCGGAACTCAGCACCCTGGCCCGGCCTTACGCGAAAGCGGCTTTTGCCCACGCGCAACAAGCCTCCGACCTCGCCGGTTGGAGCGTTGCGCTGGCAACCGCAG
Encoded here:
- a CDS encoding F0F1 ATP synthase subunit B, which gives rise to MNINLTLIGQSITFLAFVWFCWKFVWPALMGVMQEREQKIATGLQEAERAGKDLELAQRKAAEQLKEAKAQAAEILDGANKRANQIVEEAKQAARAEGDRLKAAAQAEIEQEVNRAKEQLRSRVAALSVAGAEKILSVNIDAKVHDDMIEKLAAEL
- the atpE gene encoding F0F1 ATP synthase subunit C; amino-acid sequence: MEALGLVYVAAALLIGLGALGTAIGFGTLGGKLLEGSARQPEQAPALQGKMFLMAGLLDAVPMIGVGIAMYLIFAVAPGLAG
- the atpB gene encoding F0F1 ATP synthase subunit A, whose translation is MAAEQTATGYIQHHLQNLAYGKLPAGYTRADGSVLTDSTWTIAHSSQEAADMGFWAVHLDTLGWSIGLGLLFCFLFARAAKNATAGVPSGFQSFVELVTEFIDKLVRETFPHTNRMVAPMALTIFVWVFLMNLMDLIPVDWLPELAKVASGNEHVFFKVVPTTDLNATLGMALAVFVLMIFFSIKEKGLMGFVKELTLHPFHSGKWYVDIFLIPFNFLLEAVSLIAKPVSLGLRLFGNLYAGEMIFILIAIVFGVGVLGFVGAALLQMGWAIFHILVITLQAFVFMVLTTVYMAMAHNREDEHEHDQ